A stretch of the Sulfurimonas sp. HSL3-1 genome encodes the following:
- a CDS encoding DUF4010 domain-containing protein has product MEEYFDSRLADFALTAMFSFLIGLEIKTYRLRFHPTDQEHTFGSARTYTFLGILGYLCWLLGIAPYLVAMAGVTLLFALFYVQQLSKGRPSILFYLAALLVYTFGPLSERFAIWLPSLVFVLMIFLLNAKPRLQALSKSLNATELETVGKMVLLSAVILPLLPHQRIGTFLPLSPFELWSAVVIVSSISYGGYLAQKYIFRQRGYLIAGLIGGLYSSTATTVVLSRKAAEIGNRRLMTGAIVAASAMMYLRLIVIALIFTPEVARALLLPFMLFALAAFAIAAPYALRQSGETVKVEESVDRNPLELGTAFLFAVLFVVMMAATQLVTAHFGTGGLQLLSFAVGFTDIDPFVLSLLTGHEALKTPVIVSSVMIAAGSNNLLKAIYAVWFGGFAAGRIAALWLLLLGMSTVGVAFII; this is encoded by the coding sequence ATGGAAGAGTATTTTGACAGCCGGCTGGCGGATTTTGCCCTCACGGCGATGTTCAGTTTCCTGATCGGCCTGGAGATCAAGACCTACCGGCTGCGGTTCCATCCCACGGACCAGGAGCATACGTTCGGCTCGGCGCGGACGTATACGTTTCTCGGTATTCTCGGTTATCTGTGCTGGTTGCTCGGTATAGCCCCCTACCTTGTTGCGATGGCGGGAGTTACCCTGCTGTTTGCACTTTTTTACGTCCAGCAGCTCTCCAAGGGGCGTCCCTCTATTCTTTTCTATCTTGCGGCGCTGCTCGTCTATACCTTCGGGCCGCTGTCGGAACGTTTTGCCATCTGGCTGCCTTCACTGGTTTTCGTCCTGATGATCTTTCTGCTCAACGCCAAACCGCGCCTGCAGGCGTTGTCTAAAAGCCTCAATGCCACTGAGCTGGAGACCGTCGGCAAAATGGTACTGCTCTCGGCCGTCATTTTGCCGCTGTTGCCGCATCAGCGCATCGGGACGTTTCTGCCCCTGTCGCCTTTCGAGCTCTGGAGCGCGGTCGTGATCGTTTCGTCGATCTCCTACGGCGGCTACCTGGCCCAAAAATACATCTTCCGCCAGCGGGGGTACCTGATCGCCGGGCTGATCGGCGGGCTTTACTCCAGTACGGCGACGACGGTCGTGCTCTCGCGCAAGGCCGCCGAGATCGGGAACAGACGTCTGATGACGGGGGCCATCGTCGCCGCCTCGGCCATGATGTACCTGCGCCTTATCGTGATCGCCCTGATTTTCACCCCGGAGGTGGCGCGGGCCCTCCTGCTCCCTTTCATGCTCTTCGCCCTGGCGGCCTTTGCGATTGCCGCACCGTATGCCCTGCGGCAAAGCGGGGAGACGGTAAAGGTGGAAGAGAGTGTGGATAGAAACCCGCTGGAACTGGGGACCGCGTTCCTTTTTGCCGTCTTGTTTGTCGTGATGATGGCGGCAACGCAGCTCGTCACGGCCCATTTCGGCACGGGTGGGCTGCAGCTGCTCTCCTTTGCCGTCGGCTTTACCGACATCGATCCTTTTGTCCTGTCGCTGCTGACAGGCCATGAGGCGCTGAAAACGCCGGTGATCGTCTCATCGGTGATGATCGCCGCAGGCAGTAACAATCTGCTCAAGGCGATCTATGCCGTCTGGTTCGGGGGCTTTGCCGCCGGCCGGATTGCCGCGTTGTGGCTGCTGCTGCTCGGGATGTCGACCGTAGGTGTGGCGTTTATTATCTAG